ACACGGTGGACGGGACCAACCCCCGGTACAGCTCTACTGCTGAGACCTATCCCTCCAGCGGCGTGACGCTGACTTCCGGCCAAGTTATGCGGTGCATCCAGATCAAGGACGGCTGCTGCGGCATGGAAGCCGACAAGGCATACGAGTAAGCAATATAGGCCCCCGCAAGGGGCCTATTCCCCTAGTCATTCCCTGAAAGGTGAGCGCATGGCAAACAAGAAAGCACGAAACAACAGCGGAGCCGTCAATCTGGCTCTGGGAGATTTGAACCCAAAGCAGAAGCAGTTCTGTCAGGCGCGGTCTCGCTATGTTGGATACGGCGGCGCCCGCGGCGGCGGAAAGAGCCATGTTGTGCGGATTAAAGCGATTGGCGGTGCGATGACCTATCCGGGAATCCGGATTTTGATTGTCCGAAAAGAATATCCGGAACTGGAGCAGACGATGATCCTGCCCATGCGGAAGCTGATTCCGGCAGAGATCGCAGCATATAACGCCACCATGCACATGTTTTTCTTCTCCAACGGAAGTGTTATCAAGTTCGGACATTATAGCAGCGGGGACGATGTGGAATATCAGGGCCAGGAATACGACTGGATTTTCATGGACGAGGCGACACAATTCACGGAATACCAGTTCCGAACACTGGGCGCCTGTCTGCGCGGTGCTACGAAGTTTCCACGCCGGATGTACCTGACCTGTAACCCCGGCGGAGTTGGGCACATGTGGGTCAAACGCCTGTTTATCTCTCGCCAGTATCAGAACGGAGAAAAAGCAGAGGACTATACCTTCATTCACGCCACGGTGGATGATAATCCCCAGCTGCTGGAGGCGTCCCCAGAGTATGTGCAGATGCTGGACTTGCTGCCGGATGATGTGCGCGCGGCCTGGCGGTATGGCGATTGGGACGCTCTGGCCGGAACATTCTTCCCGGAGTTCCGGGCGGAGACTCATATTATCAAACCGTTCTGGAGGATTCCTGCGGAGTGGAAGAAGTACCGGGCGTTCGACTATGGCCTGGATATGTTTGCCTGCCTCTGGATTGCTGTTGATTTCGATGGGCGCTGCTATGTGTATCGCGAGGTACAGAAGAGCGGCATCATTGTATCCGAGGCGGCAAAGCTGATGCTGGACCTGACGCCGTCTTGGGAGCAGATCGAGTTTACGGCGGCGCCGCCGGATATGTGGAACCGGCAGAAGGACAGCGGAAAGAGCATGGCAGAGCTGTTCATGGAAAATGGCGTTGGCATCATTCGGGCCAGCAACAACCGTGTGCAGGGCTGGATGGCAGTCAAGGAGATGCTGAAACCACTGAACAGCGAAAAGGACCGGCCGGGCCTGCTGGTGACGCAGGACTGCAAGGGGCTTTGCACGAATCTTCCGGCCATCCAGCACGACGACAAAAACCCGTCGGACTGTGCCACGGAACCCCATGAGATCACCCACATCTGCGATGCCTGCCGTTATTTTTGTGTTACCCGGACACTGAGCGCGGAGAAGCCCGCACCGCCGAAAGTGGAGGACTTCGATAGCGCCGGGATGACGGACTACGACGACGAGATGACCGGCGGAGAAATGACAGACGATTATCTGACCTATGGAGGGGGTGACTGACCTGTGGCAAGCATTTCCACATCGAACAATCTAACCATTCTGAAAATCAAGGAGTTTCTGGGGTTGAACGAAAACCAGGACGGCGACACCAAAATCAGAGTTGGAGAGCTCTCTGAGATGCGGAACTTTGCCATTACCAGGGACGGCCATCTCCAAATCCGTCCAGGTACGCAGACGGTTCTTGCCCTTCGCTCTGCCTGGGATAGCTGGGCGGACAGCCAGGAAGAAGGCGTGGAAGAGCACCCGGTATTCTGCGGCTGCTGGTATGGCATGGTGGGAGGGGAATACCATCTGCTGTGCGCATTTGGCGGTGTGATCTTCGATGTGGACATTCTGCTGGAGAGTGTAAAGGCAGTAGGGACCTGTACCCAGGACAAGACCTCCTTTTTCGGCTTTGACGAGAAGGTTTATCTGCTGAACGGCCATGAGTACAAGAGCTGGACTGGAGAATCAGAGGAGACCTTTCAGGATGTGGAAGGCTATATCCCGCTGGTACAGACAGCAACCACGCCGGAGGGCAGCGGAACACAGCTGGAGAATGTGAACCGGCTGACGGGGCTGCGGCGTGTACGCTTCTCCCCGGACGGCGAGGCGAAAGATTTTTTCCTGCCGGAGAAAGAGATCGACAGTGTGACCGCGGTAGAGGGGACGGATGTGCAGTATACCGCCGACACCGCGGCTGGAAAAGTGACCTTCAACACAGCCCCGGCCAAGGGGACGAATACTGTGACCATCACCTACAAGAAAGGCGATGGCGCCCGTGGCGATGTGACTGGGATGCACTTCTCTGAGCTCTACAACGGCTCCAACGATACCCGTGTGTTCCTGTATGGAGATGGGACAAACCGGACCATCTACAGCGGAATCAACGGAGACACCGGCCTCGCGTCGGCGGATTATTTCCCGGACCTATACGAGGCGGCCATCGGGGACAGCAACACGCCGCTGACCGCTCTTGTGCGGCATTATGCCCGGCTGCTGGCCTTCAAGCGGGACAGCGCATGGTCGATCACCTACAGCACCGTGACGCTGGACACCGGAATCACCACGCCCGGATTTTATGTGCTGCCGGTCAACCGGCAGATCGGGAATGACGCTCCCGGACAGGTGCGGTTACTGGAAAACAATCCGCTGACACTGGACGGCAGCAGCATCTACCAGTGGCGGTCTACGTCCAGTACCGGGAATATCACGGACAATGAGCAGAATGCACGGCGCATTTCAGACCGGATCGCGGCCACGATCAGCGGTTGGGCGCTTTCGGAGGTCAGAACCTTCAACAGAAAGCGGGAGCACGAATACTGGTTTTTGTGGAATGGAAACGCCGTCATTCTGAACTACGCAAATGACAGCTGGTATTACTACACCAATATGCCGTTCCAGCAGATGGTGGATGTGGAGGATGACACCTACGGCATCACGGAGGATGGAAAAATCAAGCATCTGTCCCGGCAGTATCGAAATGATGATACAGAAGAGATCGATGCCTATGCCGCCACAGGCTCCATGGACTTTGACAAGGACTGGCTGCTGAAATACTCCCCTATGCTGTTCGTTGCAATCCAGCCGGAAACCAACGCCCGGATCACAGTGACGGCACAGAGTAACCGGAGGAGTGATTACCCGGAGAAGGTTGTGGCATCCAGCTTGGCGACCTTTACCCATGCGGATTTCCGCCATTGGTCCTTCCGAACCAACCGGAAACCCCAAGTGGACCGGTTGAAGCTGAAGGTGAAGAAGGCGACTTTCTACAAGCTGATTTTCAAGAGCAAGAGCGCATCCGCGACGGCGACTGTTCTGGAGACGGACATTCAACTGCGGTATGCCGGGAACGTGAAGTAAGGAGTTGAGCAATGAAGAAGTTTGATCCGACACCTCAGAAGGTGTCTGCGGAGTATCAGGCTGGGGTCCAGTTTAATCAGGGAATTCAGCTGTATGACTGCGTGAATGTCAATGAGAACTTTTTCATTGGCAAGCAGTGGGAGGGAGTACATAGCAATGGCCTGCCTACTCCTGTTTTCAATTTCCTGAAACGTGTCGTTTTGTTTTCCGTGGCGAATGTGTCTACAGACAACCTGAAGCTCCACGCAAAACCGCTGCCCTCCAACGGAAAACTGACAGGTCAGGATGCAGAGATTTTGACAGACCTCTTGAATGACCAATTCCAGTCTATTTTCGAGTTCAACAAAATGGGGGCCTGTATCCGCGAGTTTGCCAGGAACGCCGCGGTGGATGGGGACGGCTGCTTGTACACCTATTGGGACCCTGATGTAGAGACAGGGCAGCCAAGCAAGGGCGCAATCAAAACGGAAGTTTTGATGAACACACAGGTGCTGTTTGGAAACCCCAACAGCCGAGACGTTCAGAGTCAGCCCTATATCATGATTGAACGCCGGATGCTGGTTTCTGAGGCCAAGAAGCGGGCAATCGCAAACGGCGTCAGGGAGGATGATGCGGACAGCATCACTGCTGACAGCAAGCAGAGCGGGGATAGCCGCATGGACGAGCTGGGCGGAAATAAAGTTACGGTTCTGCTGCGGCTGTGGCGGGATGACGAGAGCGGAACCATCCATGGTTATGAATGCACGCAGAATCAAGAGATCAAGCCCGAATGGGACCTTGGAATCAAGCTGTATCCCATCTCCTGGATGTCCTGGGACTTTGTACAGGACTGCTACCATGGGCAGGCCATGATTACAGGGCTCATTCCGAACCAGATTTTCGTAAACAAACTGTTTGCCATGTCCATGATCTCTCTGATGATGCTGGCATATCCCAAGATCATCTTCGACAAGACGAAGGTCGCCAAGTGGAGCAACCGGGTGGGCGCGGCCATCGCCGTCAACGGCAGCGTGGAGAATGTGGCGAAAATCATCGACCCGGCCACCATCTCTCCGCAGATCAGCCAATTCATTGACTTGGCAATCTCCTACACCCAGCGGTTTCTGGGCGCTTCCGACGTGGCCCTTGGCGATACACGGCCCGACAACACCTCCGCTATCATTGCCCTGCAGCGGGCGGCGGCGACTCCTATGGAGCTGACAAAGCAAACGCTGCTGCAGGCCATTGAAGACCAGGGCAGGATTTACATGGAGTTTATGGGCGAGTATTACGGGGACCGCTACGTGGAGATTCCTGTTGACCAGACAGCTCTAGGTGGCAACCGTGTGATGTTCACCATGCCGGGGTCTAATGGGAAGGTCTTAGCTCCGTTCGATTTTTCCAGCCTGAAGGACTACTACTTTACCGTGGACCTGGATGTGGGAGCATCCTCTTACTGGTCCGAAATCGCCTCTATGCAGACGCTGGACAATTTGCTGATGCAGGGCAAGATTTCCACAGTGGAGTATTTGAAGCGCCTGCCTGCCGGTCAGATCACAGACCGGGAGACGTTGATTGCGGTATTACAGGCAGACCAGCAGCGGCAGATGGCAATGGCGATGGGCGGCGCAGGCGGCAACTCCGGGAATGGGGGAGGCCCCGCGCCTGCCGGGCAGGAAAATCCACCGCTGCGGGGCGGCGCCGGATATGGGGCGTTGCAGCGGGTTATCAACCAGACGGGAGAAGTTCCGCAGGAAAGGGGGGCCTGATACATGGCTCTGTCGAAATTTGAGAAGGACATGGCGATCATCTCCGCTCTGGACGATGAACCGAACGACGTGGGCGGCCTGACGGCTGCGGAGCTGAAAGGCAAATTTGACGAGGGCGGTCAGGCCATCAAACAGTTTTTGAATGAGACGCTGACACCGCAGATTGACTCCGAAAAGGCTGGCCGTGATGAATTGGAAGGGCTTGTCCTGGGGCAGATTCCGGATAGAACAATCACCGTTGAAAAGATGGCCCCATCGTTCTTTACGTCCATTCTGACCCCTCAAATCCAAGTAACCTACAACGGAGGTGTTTAAATGGCACAGCAGTTAGGACAGGTGGCCGTCGGCACACTGGTAAAGCTCAATGAGAATGGTTCCCCGGTGGAATTCTATGTGGCGAAGCATGATTATGAGAGCGGTTTAAACGGAGCCGGGCGGACGCTGTTAGTGCGGAAGGAATGCTATGATAATCGGGTGTGGAATAACATTCAGGTAAATACATACGCCTCTAGCGCACTTGATAGCTGGCTCAACAGCGATTACAAGAATCTTCTGGACTCTGATTTTCTGACGGTAATTGGGACCACAAAATTTCAATATACCATTGGTTACGGAGATAAAACATTAAGCACGTTAGAACGAGCGATTTTTCAACTTTCCAGAACAGAGCTTGGATTTACGCTCCCGGCTGATGCAAATTTTGAGGGAAATATTCTTCCTATCGCATCGATTTTGCAAAAAGCTTTTTTGAACGGGGAAACGAATTCGCAATGGACTCGAACACCAAATACATCTTATCTCACATCTGCCTTTTTTGTATATGCAGGTGGAAGTTCTGATTCGACTGGCGTTACTGCAGAAGCTGGCAGCCGCCCCGCTTTTACCGTCCCTTCCACATTGAGCGTAACTGACGATGGGACACTCTCTCTGGCGTCTGCTCCTCCACATGCGATAACTGTCCCTGTTCAAGCTATGCAGGGCAAACAGCTTGCAGTCTCCTGGCCTGCTGTGGACGGCGCTGACGGCTACATTCTGGAGCGCAAAGCAAACACGGACGCTGACTGGGTGCAGGTGTATTCTGGAGCCGATTTGACTTTTTCTGAAACTGCCGGGACCTGGGAATCGGTTCAGTATCGGGTAAAGTCTGGCGCCAATGGAAAATATGGCGAATATACAATCAGTTCCCTTGTTGATGTAGTTCCTGTTTCCGTTCTGGTAATTTCCGGGTCCGACGGCAGCTTGGGCACTCTCACAAATGATGTGCAGTATTCGGTGTCCTCCAGCGGAACCAGTGCTTTGACGGTTACGGAATCTGCTGGACGAACTACCCGAACGTTCACGGCAACAAACGGTGCCACCATCAAAATCCCCGTGATGGACCTGCCGACCGGCAGCGGCACGATCAAGATCACGGCATCCACCAATCCCGGAAGCGGCGTGGTAACGGTGACGAGATCGTGGACGTATACCAAGACGGCGCCGACGTTTGCCAATACCGGCAGCACGGCTCAACTGCAACAGAATGGGAAGAACATTTTCCCGCTGACACTGCTGGAGTGTGTGCGTGGGACAGAAAGTCTGGCTCCTGGCGGGTTTGGCTTTGGGGATGCGGTGCAGAGCATTGAAACTACCAGCGCAGGAGAATCCTATGAGACATACTGCGCCAAGGTAGACGCCGTACTGGACGGGATGCCTGACAAGACCGCAAAACTGGTGCTGGCCTATCCGCCTGCGGTGTACGGCAAAGCGGGTACTACGATATCGCTCTTATATAAGGGCGACGCCAACTATGCAGTGCTATCCAATATCGGCAGTGCAGACACGGGGCTGTGCGGATGGCGGATGATAAAATTAAAAAAATCATCGTCAGACCCGTCTGCTTGGCAGCCGTTTGAGTGGGAGCATCCCCCCATGCAGTTGGGCGTCGAGTACCGCACCGTGGAGCGGTACAACGGCAAGCCGATACACATCAAGGCGGTGAGTCTCGGGCTGCTAGAAAATAATACTTCTAAAAGTGTGGAGCATGGTATATCTGATTTTGAGTCATGCGTTGAATGCAGCGGATTTAGTGGACCTATAAATCTTGTCGGGAGCGGTGGTGTTGATTCAATATATGCAACAACTTCTCGTGTCGGGATTGATACAAATGGAAGTTTTAGTAGTGCAGCAACATCATCTAAATTAAATACTGTTGCGATTATCAAGTACACCAAAACCACGGATTAAGGAGGGCACCATGAAGATCATCAAATATCAGTTGGCAACAGAGATCAACCACGGCACCCCTGAGGAACCGGACATCGAGACGGTGTTAACTGCTGTTGTTGTGTCCTATACAGAGGAGGCTTACGCCATCGCCCAGGCGGAGGCATACCAAGGGCAGATTACCGTGGAGGACGATGGACAGCCGGAGCCGGAACCGGGAGCCGAGGACATTACTCTTGATATGCTGGCAGACCATGAGGAACGCCTGTGTATGTTGGAACTCACCACAACCACTGTATGACAGGAAAGGAGCAGGACCATGACAACTGTATACAATCTTTGCAAGCTGCTGATTGACCGGGGCCGCACTGACGGCCTTCAGGAGAAGATGGACGTGTATCTCGCCGCCGACAGGCTGACCCCGGAGGAATACAGCGCCCTCAGTAAGATGCTGACTGCGGAGGCGGCAGAGTAAAATGGACGAGAAGTGCATCCTGGACCCGCAAAGGGATTGCCTGGGCCTCCAGAAAGCCAACATGCTGGAAAAGCAGATGTCGGAATGGCGGGAGGCGTCCCGCAACACCCACAAAGAACTCTTTAACCGGATGCGGGAACTGGAAAAGGCGGAGGCCGCCCGGAATGAGCAGTACGACAATATCATGGAGAAGCTGGACCGGCTGATCTCATGGCAGGAGGCCGAGCAGGCCAAGCCGAAAAAGCGGTGGGAGGCCATCGTGGACAAGTCCGTGTGGGCGGTTCTGGCGGCTGTGATTGCGTTTGTTTTGGCCCGCATTGGGCTGTAAAAAAGCGACGCCCCCGAAGGAGCGCCGCGAGTGCCCCGATATGGAAAAAAGTAAAACCACATCAATAAGGAGGGGGGCACACCTGCATCTTACATCATCATCAACCGGCGGTCAAGCCGGAAATTTGAAAGGAGCTACCAATCATGAACAAGACCATCAATAACATCATCGATGACTTCAAGAGCGGCAAGATTACTGTGGAGGATGCCAACAAGCTGCTGGTTGAGGCTGGCGCCGGATTCTCCCTGAACCCCGAAAAGAACCCCGATGGCGGATGGACCGAGGCAGAGATGGCGGAGGGATTCCTTCCCGGCGAGGAAAAGGAGCCTCTTCCGGACAAGGTAGACATGGGCCGAAATCAGGCGCTTGCCGGACAAGTGGTTCGCCAGAATACCAAGCGCGGAAAGTTTGATGTGACCTATGATGCAGACGGTTATGCCGTCAAGGCCATCCGAGTGTAATCGGGAGGTCTGATATGGACATTTCCTCTCTTGGCATCACCGGAGTGGCGGCTATCACCGTCATCTGCCTGCTGATTGGGCAGGGCGTGAAAGCGTCCTCTCTGGACAGCAAGTTCATCCCTATCATTTGCGGTGTCTGCGGTGCTGTGCTGGGTGTGGTAGGTATGTTCCTTATGCCGGACTTCCCGGCCACGGACTACATCACTGCGGCGGCTGTGGGCATTGTGAGCGGTCTGGCTGCTACCGGAGCCAACCAGGTAATCAAGCAGCTGGGAAGTGACAGTAAATGAGCTACACGATAAAGGAGCAGCTGGCGAACTCCGGGAACTATGGCGGTTCCCGGAATGCCAGCCAAATCCGGTATCTGGTGTACCACTACACCGGGAATGACGGGGACAAGGCGGCAAACAACGCCGCGTACTTCCAGCGGAACATCGTCAAGGCCAGTGCCCATTACTTTGTGGACGATACCACCGTATATCTGTCCGTCCCCGATCTGAAGATTGCGTGGTCCGTCGGCGGCAGCAAGTACGCCAACGCCGACAAGACTGGCGGCGGCACCATGTACGGCGTCATCACCAATACCAACTCTATCAGCATTGAGATGTGTGACACCATCCGGAACGGTGTCTATCAGGCCAGCGAGGCAACCCTTGCCAACGCTGCCGCTCTGGGCCGGGAGCTGATGGAGAAGTATCACATCCCCATTGAGAACGTGTACCGTCACTTTGACGTGACTGGGAAGCACTGCCCGTCGTACTTGGTGAACGCCCAGAAGTGGGCAGAGTTCAAGAAGAGACTGGAGGTCAAGATCATGGACAATACACCCAGCGGCGCCCACAAGGAGGGCGTGGAATGGGCCGTAAAGAACGGCATCCTGACGGGCAACAGCGAGGGAGACCTGATGCTCTCCCAGCCCGTTACCCGGCAGCAGATGTGCACGATGTTGCATCGGCTTTGGGAGCTGATCGAAAGGACGTGAAACTGTGGCAACTGCCCGTGTCAGATTACCGGATAGCCTGGATGGCCTTATGCGCTCCGAGATGGAGACGGCCATCCGGGAAGCTAATCTTGGGAACGACGATACGGACATTGCCCGGCGCTACCTGATCGACCAAGTCCCGCAGATCGACATTGCAGCGGAGTTCGGCTGGGAGCGGTCAACCATCTCTTATCGACTCAAACGGATTCTCCGCAAAGTTGAAAGCACAGCTCAAAAACTACATTTCACATAATTTCACCTAAACCCCGCTTGGGAACCACCCAGGCGGGGGCTTTTTTTGCGAAAATATCATCAGGAGGACGTAAGGAACAAGGGCTGGTACACGTCGCCGCCCTCCTTGCGGCCTCCTGATTTCAATGATAAGGACGTGTTTTAAGTTGATTCTGAATGGTTCAGAACTGGTGGCCCGGTTGGTGGCCTGTGGCTTCACGGAGTCCACAGCAAGAGACACCTGCGAGAAGTATGCGGCGGAGGGAGATTTCTCCGGATTGGAACGGTTTATCCGGCAGAATGAGCTTTTGTATGACGACCGAAAGCAATATGTTTGAATTTTACAATCCGAACCCCTACGAGAAAAATGTGGGGGATTGCACCGTCCGGGCCATCTCGAAGGCGCTGGAGCAGGACTGGTACAGGACATATCTTGGCCTCTGCATTGAGGGCGCTGTGAGGGGTGATATGCCAAGCGCCAACGCCACATGGGGCGCTTACCTCCGGCGGCATGGCTTCCGGCGGGACATGGCGCCCGAGGATATGACCGTGGCGGAGTTTGCGATGGGGCATCCAAACGGGACTTACATTCTGGCCCTGTCCGGCCATGTGGTATGCCTGCAGGATGGTGTGATCTACGATACATGGCACAGTGAACACGAAACTGTGCTGTACTACTGGCAGAAAGGATGACGTGAGATGCCGAACTATCCCTATTACTATCAGCCGTACCAACCGTATCAGCCGCCTATGGCGGACCAGCTGACGCAGCTGCGGCAGTCCTATCAACCCATGCAGCAGCCGCAGCAAGCCCCGGCATCTCCGTCTATTGTGTGGGTGCAGAGCGAGATGGAGGCGGCAAATTATCTGGTGGCGCCTAACTCTGCCGTTACCTTGTGGGACAGTAACGCCCCAGTGGTCTATCTCAAACAGGCGGACGCAAGCGGCAAGCCCAGCATGAAGATATATGACCTTGTAGAGCGCAATCAGAGGCCCGTACAGGCCCCGCAGGCTCCAACGGTAGAGTATGCGCCCCTGTCCCGCTTGGAAGCGTTGGAGGCCCGCCTGGATGCGCTGGCGGCAAAAGATAAGGAGGATGCAGAATGAACCCGTTTTATCAGGCTATGGGCGGCAACAGACAGCCCAACATGATGCAGCAGTTTCAATCCTTCATGCAGCAGATGCGGGGCAAAGACCCCAACGCCATGATACAAGAGATGGTATCCTCTGGACGCATTTCCCAAGATCAGCTCAACCAAGTCCAAAAGCAGGCCCAGCAGATGCAGGGCATGTTTGAGGGGATGCGGGGTATGTTTGGGAAATAAACAGCAGGGGCATTAAGCCCCCGCCGTTCGGTCAGGTTTTGTGTGGACTGGCTCTGTCATCATTCTCTCAATGCTCCAGCCACGCACATATCGGTTGTGAAATGTGACCCAGTTAATTCCTAATTCTTTTGCCCATTCCACAAGCGTTTGAGTCCGTCCATTGTACTCAATCACAATGTTATCGGACTTGTTTATATTCTGCGTTTTCATCGTTGCCCAGCGGCAGTTCTCAGGACAATAGGGGCCGTCATTATCCCTTCTGTCCAGCGTATAACCCTCCGGCCTACCGCCAATAGAATCAGACCACTCAACAAACTTGAAAAAATCATGCCATTCTTCGCAAACATAAATCCCACGGCCACCATAACGGCGATAGATTTTTGACTTCTCATTGTAACACCGTTGCATCATCTGTCGCCAGATTCCATACAAGGGATGCTTACTGCGGCCGTCTTGTTTGGTGTAGATGGTATTTCTGAGACAACCGCAACTTTTTACGGCTCCGTTTTTGAATTGATAAGGCAATACATCAATTGTCCCACCGCAATCACATCGGCATCGCAACCTCCAACTGGTATCGTCTGGCTTTCTTTCAGCCAGTCCAATTACAGTCAAGTAATTGCTCCGTTTTCCGATGTACTCGTTCACATCGAAATATGGTTTATAGATTCTTTTTTGTTCCATCGCATTTACCCTTTCATGCGCCCTGATTGTCAGATTGCGTGGAAACCGTCAGGGTAACGGCTTGTCGGGAGCGACCCTATCCACGCATAACAATTATAGCACAAAAACATCAAAAAGTATATAGATGCGGCCGCATTTATAAATATTTTTACAAAGGAGAAAGTTATATGTCTCTTAGTAATGACGCAACTCTGACTATGCCGGTAGCTCCTGCGTATTCCGCTGGTGGCTATGGCGGCAATGGTTCCATGTGGGGTGGAGACTGGTCTGCCTGGATTATTTTGTTTCTCATTTGGGGGGCCTTTGGAGGCGGCTGGGGTAATGGCTTCGGCGGAGGTTTTGGCGGAGCAAACGGGCCTGGATTCCAGGGTTACGCTACACGCTCCGACATCAACGAGGGCTTCGCCCTGAACGGTCTCCAGAACGGCCAGACCTCCATCCGGGATGCCGTGAGCAACGGCTTCCATGGCGTGGATACCGCTGTGTGCAACCTGGGCTATCAGACGCAGGCGGGCTTTAACGCCCTCGGCGCCCAGCTGGCGCAGTGCTGCTGCGATACTCAGCGGAGCATTGACGGTGTCCGCTATGACATGGCTACCCAGGCTTGCGATACCCGCAACACCATCCAGTCCAGCACCCGCGACATCATCGACAACGCCAATGCCAACAGCCGCGCGATCCTGGACTTCCTGACCCAGGACAAGATCGCTACTCTGACGGCTGAAAACCAGAGCCTGAAGTTCCAGGCTTCTCAGGCGGCGCAGAATGCTTTTATTACCGCTAACCAGGAAGCGCAGACTGCCGAGCTGA
This DNA window, taken from Dysosmobacter welbionis, encodes the following:
- a CDS encoding phage terminase large subunit, giving the protein MANKKARNNSGAVNLALGDLNPKQKQFCQARSRYVGYGGARGGGKSHVVRIKAIGGAMTYPGIRILIVRKEYPELEQTMILPMRKLIPAEIAAYNATMHMFFFSNGSVIKFGHYSSGDDVEYQGQEYDWIFMDEATQFTEYQFRTLGACLRGATKFPRRMYLTCNPGGVGHMWVKRLFISRQYQNGEKAEDYTFIHATVDDNPQLLEASPEYVQMLDLLPDDVRAAWRYGDWDALAGTFFPEFRAETHIIKPFWRIPAEWKKYRAFDYGLDMFACLWIAVDFDGRCYVYREVQKSGIIVSEAAKLMLDLTPSWEQIEFTAAPPDMWNRQKDSGKSMAELFMENGVGIIRASNNRVQGWMAVKEMLKPLNSEKDRPGLLVTQDCKGLCTNLPAIQHDDKNPSDCATEPHEITHICDACRYFCVTRTLSAEKPAPPKVEDFDSAGMTDYDDEMTGGEMTDDYLTYGGGD
- a CDS encoding DUF6273 domain-containing protein, yielding MAQQLGQVAVGTLVKLNENGSPVEFYVAKHDYESGLNGAGRTLLVRKECYDNRVWNNIQVNTYASSALDSWLNSDYKNLLDSDFLTVIGTTKFQYTIGYGDKTLSTLERAIFQLSRTELGFTLPADANFEGNILPIASILQKAFLNGETNSQWTRTPNTSYLTSAFFVYAGGSSDSTGVTAEAGSRPAFTVPSTLSVTDDGTLSLASAPPHAITVPVQAMQGKQLAVSWPAVDGADGYILERKANTDADWVQVYSGADLTFSETAGTWESVQYRVKSGANGKYGEYTISSLVDVVPVSVLVISGSDGSLGTLTNDVQYSVSSSGTSALTVTESAGRTTRTFTATNGATIKIPVMDLPTGSGTIKITASTNPGSGVVTVTRSWTYTKTAPTFANTGSTAQLQQNGKNIFPLTLLECVRGTESLAPGGFGFGDAVQSIETTSAGESYETYCAKVDAVLDGMPDKTAKLVLAYPPAVYGKAGTTISLLYKGDANYAVLSNIGSADTGLCGWRMIKLKKSSSDPSAWQPFEWEHPPMQLGVEYRTVERYNGKPIHIKAVSLGLLENNTSKSVEHGISDFESCVECSGFSGPINLVGSGGVDSIYATTSRVGIDTNGSFSSAATSSKLNTVAIIKYTKTTD
- a CDS encoding phage holin family protein, producing MDISSLGITGVAAITVICLLIGQGVKASSLDSKFIPIICGVCGAVLGVVGMFLMPDFPATDYITAAAVGIVSGLAATGANQVIKQLGSDSK
- a CDS encoding peptidoglycan recognition protein family protein: MSYTIKEQLANSGNYGGSRNASQIRYLVYHYTGNDGDKAANNAAYFQRNIVKASAHYFVDDTTVYLSVPDLKIAWSVGGSKYANADKTGGGTMYGVITNTNSISIEMCDTIRNGVYQASEATLANAAALGRELMEKYHIPIENVYRHFDVTGKHCPSYLVNAQKWAEFKKRLEVKIMDNTPSGAHKEGVEWAVKNGILTGNSEGDLMLSQPVTRQQMCTMLHRLWELIERT